One Campylobacteraceae bacterium DNA window includes the following coding sequences:
- a CDS encoding DNA alkylation repair protein, with translation MTHQNKMTIIKELQSSFLKIASEKKKLWWEKYMRNVINFRGVGIPDIRKMQTEWYKKHLEHLSYKEQIEITLEFFRQDLAEDKLAGTLLLQNYLFDKVSLSYMIEQYDVIFKEELIYDWNICDWFCVRVLSATIKKYERDAANIISSWSNDPYLWKARASVVAFIGLTKEDKYYSHIFENCSVLIQREERFAKTCVGWILHDIYKADEKVVFDFVNKYLKYFDKESLKNALKYVDKEVQKKYLLKLS, from the coding sequence ATGACACATCAAAATAAAATGACAATTATTAAAGAACTGCAATCTTCTTTTCTTAAAATCGCATCTGAAAAAAAGAAATTATGGTGGGAAAAATACATGAGAAATGTTATTAACTTTAGAGGAGTTGGAATTCCTGATATTAGAAAGATGCAAACAGAGTGGTATAAAAAACATTTAGAACACTTAAGTTATAAAGAACAAATTGAGATAACACTTGAATTCTTTAGACAAGATTTAGCAGAAGATAAACTAGCGGGAACTTTATTATTGCAAAACTACTTATTTGATAAAGTGTCTCTTTCTTATATGATAGAACAATATGATGTGATTTTTAAAGAAGAGCTAATTTATGATTGGAATATCTGCGATTGGTTTTGTGTAAGAGTATTAAGCGCTACAATCAAAAAATATGAAAGAGATGCTGCTAATATTATTTCATCTTGGAGTAATGATCCTTATTTATGGAAAGCAAGAGCTTCTGTTGTTGCTTTCATTGGTTTAACTAAAGAGGATAAGTATTATTCTCATATCTTTGAAAATTGTTCTGTGTTAATACAAAGAGAAGAGAGGTTTGCTAAAACTTGCGTGGGTTGGATATTACATGATATATATAAAGCAGATGAAAAAGTTGTTTTTGATTTTGTGAATAAATATTTAAAATACTTTGACAAAGAGAGTTTAAAGAATGCTTTAAAATATGTAGATAAAGAAGTGCAAAAAAAGTATTTATTAAAGCTATCTTAG